From a region of the Primulina eburnea isolate SZY01 chromosome 7, ASM2296580v1, whole genome shotgun sequence genome:
- the LOC140836059 gene encoding mitogen-activated protein kinase kinase kinase 18-like, whose protein sequence is MDWTRGPPIGKGSSAAVYLATSATGELFAVKSADISSSMLLQREHSLISQLSSPYVVKCFGSGTTFENHKPVYNIFLEYVSGGTISEQIARQGGSLDEGLIQFYAHQILLGLSYLHLNGIVHRDIKGQNILIGEDGGLKIADFGCAHRVESSNFSKEMFAGTPAYMAPEVARGEEQSFPADIWSLGCTVIEMATGSNPWPEMKDPASALYRIANSGDVPEIPALFSDSGKDFLSKCLTRDRNERWTAAELLQHDFLGGSCGEIREEFTRKSPTSVMDQGFWDSLEESDSSRNATNISSTLESPANRIKDLFTDVPFSSNLKFPDWAPAEDDDWVTVRYSAEIEECRESVNQDSELDSIASESDTSSGVRDEDFQTSIAVEDSLFDCFNVVISDLDGVDTVPVICSNDTEKDVSAIFERISMESFSHKDQLLPFSSIFIVLKQKVHQVINFT, encoded by the coding sequence ATGGACTGGACAAGGGGCCCTCCGATCGGTAAAGGGTCCTCTGCGGCGGTGTATCTTGCCACCTCCGCTACCGGAGAGCTGTTCGCGGTTAAGTCCGCTGATATATCTTCTTCTATGTTGTTACAGAGAGAGCACTCTTTGATTTCTCAGCTTTCCTCTCCTTATGTAGTCAAATGCTTCGGTTCTGGTACTACTTTCGAGAACCATAAACCTGTTTACAATATTTTCTTGGAGTATGTCTCTGGCGGCACGATCTCGGAGCAGATTGCTAGGCAGGGTGGTTCGTTGGACGAAGGATTGATTCAATTCTACGCGCATCAGATTCTTCTGGGATTGAGTTATCTTCACCTGAATGGAATTGTGCATCGTGACATCAAGGGGCAAAACATATTGATTGGCGAAGATGGTGGGTTGAAGATAGCTGATTTCGGGTGTGCACACCGTGTGGAATCAAGCAACTTTTCGAAAGAAATGTTCGCCGGAACTCCGGCTTACATGGCCCCGGAAGTTGCTCGCGGTGAAGAGCAAAGCTTTCCTGCTGATATATGGTCTTTGGGTTGTACAGTGATTGAGATGGCCACAGGGTCTAATCCTTGGCCGGAGATGAAGGATCCTGCATCGGCCCTCTACAGAATCGCAAATTCAGGCGATGTCCCGGAAATTCCCGCCTTGTTTTCAGATAGCGGAAAGGATTTCTTGAGCAAGTGCTTGACAAGGGATCGGAATGAGCGGTGGACGGCGGCTGAGCTTTTGCAGCACGATTTTCTGGGTGGAAGTTGTGGAGAAATCAGGGAGGAGTTCACCAGGAAATCTCCGACTAGTGTCATGGATCAGGGCTTCTGGGATTCGTTGGAAGAATCTGATTCTTCAAGAAATGCAACGAACATTTCTTCTACTTTGGAATCTCCCGCGAACAGGATCAAGGATCTTTTTACAGACGTGCCTTTTTCATCAAATCTTAAATTTCCAGATTGGGCGCCGGCCGAGGATGACGATTGGGTGACGGTAAGATATTCTGCAGAGATCGAAGAATGTCGGGAATCAGTGAACCAAGATTCCGAACTAGACTCCATTGCTTCGGAATCCGACACGTCTTCGGGTGTTCGCGATGAAGATTTTCAGACCTCAATTGCCGTTGAGGATTCATTGTTTGATTGTTTTAACGTTGTAATTAGCGATCTTGATGGTGTCGATACAGTTCCAGTCATTTGCAGTAATGATACTGAGAAAGATGTTTCAGccatttttgagagaatttcaatGGAATCCTTTTCTCATAAAGATCAACTTTTACCTTTTTCTTCCATCTTTATCGTTTTAAAACAAAAAGTTCATCAAGTTATAAACTTTACGTGA
- the LOC140836932 gene encoding uncharacterized protein, translating into MTRTFLLLVLLGVLFGEGDARKLQGSFDDDKNFFHGPGSVPRAYGGIGAGGGGGGGGGGGGLGGGSGFGGGAGAGGGGGGLGGGGGYGGGGGGGVGGGSGYGGGAGFGGGVGSGGGVGGGFGGGGGGGSGGGGAGYGFGGGAGGGGGFP; encoded by the coding sequence ATGACTCGTACTTTTTTGCTTCTCGTGCTTTTGGGTGTGCTTTTTGGGGAGGGTGATGCAAGGAAGCTCCAAGGttcgtttgatgatgacaagaaTTTCTTTCACGGCCCTGGATCTGTACCAAGAGCATATGGTGGCATTGGGGCAGGAGGGGGTGGTGGAGGCGGTGGAGGTGGCGGAGGACTGGGTGGCGGCTCTGGCTTTGGTGGAGGGGCAGGCGCaggaggtggtggtggaggattaGGGGGTGGCGGAGGAtatggaggtggtggtggcggTGGTGTTGGTGGGGGGTCTGGTTATGGTGGAGGGGCTGGCTTCGGTGGTGGAGTGGGGAGTGGCGGCGGAGTTGGAGGAGGCTTTGGTGGAGGCGGTGGAGGTGGTTCGGGCGGTGGTGGCGCCGGGTATGGGTTTGGCGGAGGAGCAGGTGGAGGTGGTGGATTTCCTTGA
- the LOC140836931 gene encoding uncharacterized protein isoform X3, with the protein MEGSFVSRARTAIHSAAAKAEKVFTDIKKPDSITHRDEQVPRESTPVFLQDADAPKDFHETKTQRERPRPIKTKQDWHERLKKIGIGKKGPEDFEKPGNSTMAYAIFDENLYFMGEREFSPSNGSEEGVIPEGSKNAITDIIPSSAIVKQLAVAIETGISYNSMKDLIASSRGSSPIRERASMSFSAMKSLVLREKEDKWTSEFGADEKVVSVVNALLNTEGSFSGRTFSGLEAQTAASLLKDIHGAPVESFVVKLSEAIGCLKTLRKMASFWSRVVDELRRLWYQGQYIPGIPPDDIPDLNSCLLYQQLQVINCCISRKRRYSAAIESLDSVTAQASSMAEESSASEGTVPLDPNIYARTKSGELVLRLGADKECENLTMLETGESVYSPVMQEPPLLTEDLIKETEEFVLRTGSLGAGCSQLLSDMQAFKAANPGCMLEDFVRWHSPPDWMENDSSSDLIDTPGCGDVSSVKGQLSQRMQKEGNLWRELWETSKPVPAVRQSPLYDEDLAVEGILNYLDDVSPSEIFKQLFIAALGSGLVIAEATLSTSPSLSNLFNECKNYLVSTCQGKLWVEKLDDICQVYETMETMLLNQDEVIKITNLPEETSVGDLRNRFKKLGLIFGGKSRSSSKTPSKNNEEKNPLLQPFSIFSKKPPKPSASSSVDNNETIV; encoded by the exons ATGGAGGGATCATTCGTGTCCAGAGCCAGGACAGCCATTCATTCTGCGGCCGCTAAAGCGGAGAAAGTTTTCACGGATATTAAGAAACCCGATTCCATCACCCATCGAG ATGAGCAAGTGCCGAGAGAATCAACGCCCGTGTTCCTACAGGATGCTGATGCACCGAAG GATTTCCATGAAACAAAGACTCAAAGAGAGAGGCCTAGGCCTATAAAAACCAAGCAAGACTGGCATGAGAGATTGAAAAAGATAGGAATAGGCAAAAAGGGACCTGAGGATTTTGAAAAGCCTGGTAATTCAACGATGGCATATGCAATTTTCGATGAAAATTTATACTTTATGGGTGAGAGAGAATTCTCTCCTTCCAAT GGTTCAGAAGAGGGAGTTATACCCGAAGGTTCAAAAAATGCAATCACAGATATCATACCATCTTCAGCCATTGTGAAACAGTTGGCTGTGGCAATTGA GACTGGTATAAGCTACAACTCCATGAAAGATCTCATTGCCTCATCCAGAGGCTCATCACCAATCAGAGAGAGAGCGAGTATGAGTTTTTCAGCGATGAAGTCACTTGTGCTACGTGAAAAGGAAGATAAGTGGACCAGTGAGTTTGGTGCTGATGAGAAAGTAGTATCTGTTGTAAATGCATTGCTTAACACAG AAGGAAGCTTTTCGGGGAGGACTTTTTCTGGTTTGGAAGCACAGACAGCTGCATCTTTACTTAAGGATATTCATGGTGCTCCTGTAGAAAGTTTTGTCGTTAAGCTCTCTGAAGCAATTGGCTGCTTAAAAACACTGCGAAAAATGGCATCTTTTTGGTCCAGGGTGGTTGATGAA CTGAGAAGACTTTGGTATCAAGGACAGTATATACCTGGAATTCCACCAGACGATATCCCAGACCTGAATTCATGTCTTTTATATCAGCAGTTGCAGGTCATTAACTGTTGCATTTCCAGAAAAAGACGCTATTCTGCTGCCATTGAATCATTAGACAGTGTCACAGCTCAAGCCAGTTCAATGGCTGAGGAATCTTCAGCTTCTGAAGGCACAGTCCCCTTAGATCCGAATATTTATGCAAGAACTAAGTCTGGAGAACTTGTGCTTCGATTAGGAGCTGATAAAGAATGTGAAAATTTGACAATGCTCGAAACTGGGGAATCTGTGTATTCACCTGTGATGCAG GAACCGCCTTTGCTAACAGAAGACCTTATCAAGGAAACAGAGGAGTTTGTACTTCGAACTGGGAG TCTTGGAGCAGGATGCTCCCAACTTCTTTCAGACATGCAGGCCTTCAAG GCCGCAAATCCTGGTTGCATGTTAGAAGATTTTGTTAGATGGCACTCTCCTCCCGATTGGATGGAAAATGATTCCAGCAGTGATTTGATTGATACCCCTGGTTGTGGTGATGTGTCGTCTGTCAAAGGACAACTTAGTCAGCGAATGCAAAAGGAAG GCAATTTGTGGCGTGAACTGTGGGAAACATCCAAACCTGTGCCAGCAGTGAGACAATCTCCTCTTTATGACGAGGATTTAGCCGT GGAAGGTATACTGAACTATCTGGATGATGTCTCACCTTCTGAGATTTTCAAGCAGCTCTTCATTGCTGCT TTGGGTTCGGGGCTAGTAATTGCTGAGGCCACTCTCTCTACAAGTCCCAGCTTGTCGAATTTGTTCAACGAGTGCAAGAACTATTTGGTTTCAACTTGTCAAGGAAAATTATGGGTCGAGAAACTTGATGACATATGCCAG GTTTATGAAACAATGGAGACAATGCTATTAAATCAAGACGAAGTTATTAAGATCACCAATCTGCCTGAAGAAACTTCGGTGGGTGACCTGAGAAACCGTTTCAAGAAGCTTGGCTTAATATTTGGTGGCAAAAGTAGGAGCTCGTCAAAAACTCCATCCAAAAATAACGAGGAGAAGAACCCTTTGCTCCAGCCATTCTCAATATTTTCTAAGAAGCCCCCAAAGCCCAGTGCTTCTTCCTCTGTCGACAATAATGAGACAATTGTATAA
- the LOC140836931 gene encoding uncharacterized protein isoform X1 codes for MEGSFVSRARTAIHSAAAKAEKVFTDIKKPDSITHRDLDEQVPRESTPVFLQDADAPKDFHETKTQRERPRPIKTKQDWHERLKKIGIGKKGPEDFEKPGNSTMAYAIFDENLYFMGEREFSPSNGSEEGVIPEGSKNAITDIIPSSAIVKQLAVAIETGISYNSMKDLIASSRGSSPIRERASMSFSAMKSLVLREKEDKWTSEFGADEKVVSVVNALLNTEGSFSGRTFSGLEAQTAASLLKDIHGAPVESFVVKLSEAIGCLKTLRKMASFWSRVVDELRRLWYQGQYIPGIPPDDIPDLNSCLLYQQLQVINCCISRKRRYSAAIESLDSVTAQASSMAEESSASEGTVPLDPNIYARTKSGELVLRLGADKECENLTMLETGESVYSPVMQEPPLLTEDLIKETEEFVLRTGSLGAGCSQLLSDMQAFKAANPGCMLEDFVRWHSPPDWMENDSSSDLIDTPGCGDVSSVKGQLSQRMQKEGNLWRELWETSKPVPAVRQSPLYDEDLAVEGILNYLDDVSPSEIFKQLFIAALGSGLVIAEATLSTSPSLSNLFNECKNYLVSTCQGKLWVEKLDDICQVYETMETMLLNQDEVIKITNLPEETSVGDLRNRFKKLGLIFGGKSRSSSKTPSKNNEEKNPLLQPFSIFSKKPPKPSASSSVDNNETIV; via the exons ATGGAGGGATCATTCGTGTCCAGAGCCAGGACAGCCATTCATTCTGCGGCCGCTAAAGCGGAGAAAGTTTTCACGGATATTAAGAAACCCGATTCCATCACCCATCGAG ATTTAGATGAGCAAGTGCCGAGAGAATCAACGCCCGTGTTCCTACAGGATGCTGATGCACCGAAG GATTTCCATGAAACAAAGACTCAAAGAGAGAGGCCTAGGCCTATAAAAACCAAGCAAGACTGGCATGAGAGATTGAAAAAGATAGGAATAGGCAAAAAGGGACCTGAGGATTTTGAAAAGCCTGGTAATTCAACGATGGCATATGCAATTTTCGATGAAAATTTATACTTTATGGGTGAGAGAGAATTCTCTCCTTCCAAT GGTTCAGAAGAGGGAGTTATACCCGAAGGTTCAAAAAATGCAATCACAGATATCATACCATCTTCAGCCATTGTGAAACAGTTGGCTGTGGCAATTGA GACTGGTATAAGCTACAACTCCATGAAAGATCTCATTGCCTCATCCAGAGGCTCATCACCAATCAGAGAGAGAGCGAGTATGAGTTTTTCAGCGATGAAGTCACTTGTGCTACGTGAAAAGGAAGATAAGTGGACCAGTGAGTTTGGTGCTGATGAGAAAGTAGTATCTGTTGTAAATGCATTGCTTAACACAG AAGGAAGCTTTTCGGGGAGGACTTTTTCTGGTTTGGAAGCACAGACAGCTGCATCTTTACTTAAGGATATTCATGGTGCTCCTGTAGAAAGTTTTGTCGTTAAGCTCTCTGAAGCAATTGGCTGCTTAAAAACACTGCGAAAAATGGCATCTTTTTGGTCCAGGGTGGTTGATGAA CTGAGAAGACTTTGGTATCAAGGACAGTATATACCTGGAATTCCACCAGACGATATCCCAGACCTGAATTCATGTCTTTTATATCAGCAGTTGCAGGTCATTAACTGTTGCATTTCCAGAAAAAGACGCTATTCTGCTGCCATTGAATCATTAGACAGTGTCACAGCTCAAGCCAGTTCAATGGCTGAGGAATCTTCAGCTTCTGAAGGCACAGTCCCCTTAGATCCGAATATTTATGCAAGAACTAAGTCTGGAGAACTTGTGCTTCGATTAGGAGCTGATAAAGAATGTGAAAATTTGACAATGCTCGAAACTGGGGAATCTGTGTATTCACCTGTGATGCAG GAACCGCCTTTGCTAACAGAAGACCTTATCAAGGAAACAGAGGAGTTTGTACTTCGAACTGGGAG TCTTGGAGCAGGATGCTCCCAACTTCTTTCAGACATGCAGGCCTTCAAG GCCGCAAATCCTGGTTGCATGTTAGAAGATTTTGTTAGATGGCACTCTCCTCCCGATTGGATGGAAAATGATTCCAGCAGTGATTTGATTGATACCCCTGGTTGTGGTGATGTGTCGTCTGTCAAAGGACAACTTAGTCAGCGAATGCAAAAGGAAG GCAATTTGTGGCGTGAACTGTGGGAAACATCCAAACCTGTGCCAGCAGTGAGACAATCTCCTCTTTATGACGAGGATTTAGCCGT GGAAGGTATACTGAACTATCTGGATGATGTCTCACCTTCTGAGATTTTCAAGCAGCTCTTCATTGCTGCT TTGGGTTCGGGGCTAGTAATTGCTGAGGCCACTCTCTCTACAAGTCCCAGCTTGTCGAATTTGTTCAACGAGTGCAAGAACTATTTGGTTTCAACTTGTCAAGGAAAATTATGGGTCGAGAAACTTGATGACATATGCCAG GTTTATGAAACAATGGAGACAATGCTATTAAATCAAGACGAAGTTATTAAGATCACCAATCTGCCTGAAGAAACTTCGGTGGGTGACCTGAGAAACCGTTTCAAGAAGCTTGGCTTAATATTTGGTGGCAAAAGTAGGAGCTCGTCAAAAACTCCATCCAAAAATAACGAGGAGAAGAACCCTTTGCTCCAGCCATTCTCAATATTTTCTAAGAAGCCCCCAAAGCCCAGTGCTTCTTCCTCTGTCGACAATAATGAGACAATTGTATAA
- the LOC140836931 gene encoding uncharacterized protein isoform X2, protein MEGSFVSRARTAIHSAAAKAEKVFTDIKKPDSITHRDLDEQVPRESTPVFLQDADAPKDFHETKTQRERPRPIKTKQDWHERLKKIGIGKKGPEDFEKPGNSTMAYAIFDENLYFMGEREFSPSNVKGVIPEGSKNAITDIIPSSAIVKQLAVAIETGISYNSMKDLIASSRGSSPIRERASMSFSAMKSLVLREKEDKWTSEFGADEKVVSVVNALLNTEGSFSGRTFSGLEAQTAASLLKDIHGAPVESFVVKLSEAIGCLKTLRKMASFWSRVVDELRRLWYQGQYIPGIPPDDIPDLNSCLLYQQLQVINCCISRKRRYSAAIESLDSVTAQASSMAEESSASEGTVPLDPNIYARTKSGELVLRLGADKECENLTMLETGESVYSPVMQEPPLLTEDLIKETEEFVLRTGSLGAGCSQLLSDMQAFKAANPGCMLEDFVRWHSPPDWMENDSSSDLIDTPGCGDVSSVKGQLSQRMQKEGNLWRELWETSKPVPAVRQSPLYDEDLAVEGILNYLDDVSPSEIFKQLFIAALGSGLVIAEATLSTSPSLSNLFNECKNYLVSTCQGKLWVEKLDDICQVYETMETMLLNQDEVIKITNLPEETSVGDLRNRFKKLGLIFGGKSRSSSKTPSKNNEEKNPLLQPFSIFSKKPPKPSASSSVDNNETIV, encoded by the exons ATGGAGGGATCATTCGTGTCCAGAGCCAGGACAGCCATTCATTCTGCGGCCGCTAAAGCGGAGAAAGTTTTCACGGATATTAAGAAACCCGATTCCATCACCCATCGAG ATTTAGATGAGCAAGTGCCGAGAGAATCAACGCCCGTGTTCCTACAGGATGCTGATGCACCGAAG GATTTCCATGAAACAAAGACTCAAAGAGAGAGGCCTAGGCCTATAAAAACCAAGCAAGACTGGCATGAGAGATTGAAAAAGATAGGAATAGGCAAAAAGGGACCTGAGGATTTTGAAAAGCCTGGTAATTCAACGATGGCATATGCAATTTTCGATGAAAATTTATACTTTATGGGTGAGAGAGAATTCTCTCCTTCCAATGTAA AGGGAGTTATACCCGAAGGTTCAAAAAATGCAATCACAGATATCATACCATCTTCAGCCATTGTGAAACAGTTGGCTGTGGCAATTGA GACTGGTATAAGCTACAACTCCATGAAAGATCTCATTGCCTCATCCAGAGGCTCATCACCAATCAGAGAGAGAGCGAGTATGAGTTTTTCAGCGATGAAGTCACTTGTGCTACGTGAAAAGGAAGATAAGTGGACCAGTGAGTTTGGTGCTGATGAGAAAGTAGTATCTGTTGTAAATGCATTGCTTAACACAG AAGGAAGCTTTTCGGGGAGGACTTTTTCTGGTTTGGAAGCACAGACAGCTGCATCTTTACTTAAGGATATTCATGGTGCTCCTGTAGAAAGTTTTGTCGTTAAGCTCTCTGAAGCAATTGGCTGCTTAAAAACACTGCGAAAAATGGCATCTTTTTGGTCCAGGGTGGTTGATGAA CTGAGAAGACTTTGGTATCAAGGACAGTATATACCTGGAATTCCACCAGACGATATCCCAGACCTGAATTCATGTCTTTTATATCAGCAGTTGCAGGTCATTAACTGTTGCATTTCCAGAAAAAGACGCTATTCTGCTGCCATTGAATCATTAGACAGTGTCACAGCTCAAGCCAGTTCAATGGCTGAGGAATCTTCAGCTTCTGAAGGCACAGTCCCCTTAGATCCGAATATTTATGCAAGAACTAAGTCTGGAGAACTTGTGCTTCGATTAGGAGCTGATAAAGAATGTGAAAATTTGACAATGCTCGAAACTGGGGAATCTGTGTATTCACCTGTGATGCAG GAACCGCCTTTGCTAACAGAAGACCTTATCAAGGAAACAGAGGAGTTTGTACTTCGAACTGGGAG TCTTGGAGCAGGATGCTCCCAACTTCTTTCAGACATGCAGGCCTTCAAG GCCGCAAATCCTGGTTGCATGTTAGAAGATTTTGTTAGATGGCACTCTCCTCCCGATTGGATGGAAAATGATTCCAGCAGTGATTTGATTGATACCCCTGGTTGTGGTGATGTGTCGTCTGTCAAAGGACAACTTAGTCAGCGAATGCAAAAGGAAG GCAATTTGTGGCGTGAACTGTGGGAAACATCCAAACCTGTGCCAGCAGTGAGACAATCTCCTCTTTATGACGAGGATTTAGCCGT GGAAGGTATACTGAACTATCTGGATGATGTCTCACCTTCTGAGATTTTCAAGCAGCTCTTCATTGCTGCT TTGGGTTCGGGGCTAGTAATTGCTGAGGCCACTCTCTCTACAAGTCCCAGCTTGTCGAATTTGTTCAACGAGTGCAAGAACTATTTGGTTTCAACTTGTCAAGGAAAATTATGGGTCGAGAAACTTGATGACATATGCCAG GTTTATGAAACAATGGAGACAATGCTATTAAATCAAGACGAAGTTATTAAGATCACCAATCTGCCTGAAGAAACTTCGGTGGGTGACCTGAGAAACCGTTTCAAGAAGCTTGGCTTAATATTTGGTGGCAAAAGTAGGAGCTCGTCAAAAACTCCATCCAAAAATAACGAGGAGAAGAACCCTTTGCTCCAGCCATTCTCAATATTTTCTAAGAAGCCCCCAAAGCCCAGTGCTTCTTCCTCTGTCGACAATAATGAGACAATTGTATAA